In the genome of Coregonus clupeaformis isolate EN_2021a chromosome 11, ASM2061545v1, whole genome shotgun sequence, one region contains:
- the ttc38 gene encoding tetratricopeptide repeat protein 38 isoform X2: MIASSFRDCQAWRAEGLPLSTSSNEACKMYDAILTQYVTWRNDETLGGIEGCISAVKSADPDFVMGHVISTGLELVGTGSSVRLNERLASAVKRTVELSQIQQDITTRERLHVRAMEHFSKGSFPKACDVWEEILVEHPTDLLALKFAHDGFFYLGAQTQMRDSVARVLPHWKPHMPLYSYLKGLYSFGLLETHFYDQAEKMAKEGLALTPEDAWCVHSVAHVHEMKAEVEKGLKFMESTEKDWAGCDMLACHNYWHWALYFIEKGEYDAALNIFDSQVSRRGRASGAMLDTVDACSLLYRLEMEGVCVKDRWRELQQLTEPHTDDHVLLFNDLHFLMSSLGAKESGGAAQSQRLLEGLRERANVPEENYQHQLAGSVGLPMCQALLEYDQGNYSRAVELLQPIRYRMMEIGGSDAQRDVFNLVLIHAAMKSGETHHQTLARCLLVEREAARPNSPLTDRLIQRAHVLHA, from the exons ATGATTGCGTCTAGTTTCAGGGATTGTCAG GCTTGGAGGGCAGAGGGTCTACCATTGTCCACATCCAGCAATGAGGCCTGCAAAATGTATGATGCTATACTCACTCAG TATGTAACCTGGCGCAATGATGAGACCCTTGGAGGAATCGAGGGATGCATCTCTGCAGTCAAGTCGGCTGACCCGGACTTTG TGATGGGTCATGTGATAAGCACGGGGCTGGAGCTGGTGGGGACGGGGAGTTCGGTGCGTCTGAATGAGCGCCTGGCCAGCGCGGTGAAGAGGACCGTAGAGCTCAGCCAGATCCAGCAGGACATTACCACCAGGGAGAGGCTGCACGTCAGGGCCATGGAGCACTTCTCCAAGGG GAGTTTCCCTAAGGCATGTGACGTGTGGGAGGAGATCCTGGTGGAACATCCTACTGACCTGCTCGCCCTGAAGTTTGCCCACGACGGCTTCTTCTACCTGGGGGCCCAGACCCAGATGAGAGACTCTGTGGCCCGGGTGCTGCCTCACTGGAAGCCCCACATGCCTCTCTATAG CTACCTAAAAGGCTTATATTCCTTTGGACTTCTGGAGACTCATTTTTATGACCAGGCTGAGAAAATGGCTAAAGAG GGCCTGGCTCTGACCCCGGAGGATGCTTGGTGTGTCCACTCTGTAGCCCACGTCCACGAGATGAAGGCAGAGGTGGAAAAGGGCCTCAAGTTCATGGAGAGCACAGAGAAAGACTGGGCG GGATGTGACATGCTAGCCTGTCATAACTACTGGCATTGGGCCCTATACTTCATCGAGAAG GGAGAGTATGATGCAGCTCTGAACATATTCGACAGCCAG GTGTCTCGGCGCGGTAGGGCTTCAGGGGCCATGTTGGACACTGTGGACGCCTGCTCTCTACTCTACAGGCTGGAGATGGAGG gtgtgtgtgtgaaagaccgCTGGCGGGAGCTGCAGCAGCTCACAGAGCCCCACACTGACGACCATGTGCTGTTGTTCAACGACCTCCACTTCCTCATGTCGTCGCTGGGAGCCAAGGAGTCCGGGGGAGCGGCCCAGTCCCAGCGCCTGCTGGAGGGCCTCCGGGAGCGGGCCAA TGTTCCAGAGGAGAACTACCAGCACCAGCTGGCTGGCAGCGTGGGGCTGCCCATGTGTCAGGCCCTGCTGGAGTACGACCAAGGCAACTACAGCCGCGCCGTGGAGCTCCTGCAGCCCATACGCTACCGCATGATGGAGATAGGAGGCAGTGATGCGCAG AGAGATGTCTTTAATCTGGTGCTGATTCACGCAGCCATGAAGTCAGGAGAGACACATCACCAGACATTAGCCAG ATGTCTGTTGGTGGAGCGAGAGGCAGCCAGGCCCAACTCTCCCCTCACTGACCGGCTGATCCAGAGAGCCCATGTCCTGCATGCCTAG
- the ttc38 gene encoding tetratricopeptide repeat protein 38 isoform X1 yields MIASSFRDCQAWRAEGLPLSTSSNEACKMYDAILTQYVTWRNDETLGGIEGCISAVKSADPDFVMGHVISTGLELVGTGSSVRLNERLASAVKRTVELSQIQQDITTRERLHVRAMEHFSKGSFPKACDVWEEILVEHPTDLLALKFAHDGFFYLGAQTQMRDSVARVLPHWKPHMPLYSYLKGLYSFGLLETHFYDQAEKMAKEGLALTPEDAWCVHSVAHVHEMKAEVEKGLKFMESTEKDWAGCDMLACHNYWHWALYFIEKGEYDAALNIFDSQVSRRGRASGAMLDTVDACSLLYRLEMEGVCVKDRWRELQQLTEPHTDDHVLLFNDLHFLMSSLGAKESGGAAQSQRLLEGLRERANVPEENYQHQLAGSVGLPMCQALLEYDQGNYSRAVELLQPIRYRMMEIGGSDAQRDVFNLVLIHAAMKSGETHHQTLARTLLCLVLCCPPGDVCWWSERQPGPTLPSLTG; encoded by the exons ATGATTGCGTCTAGTTTCAGGGATTGTCAG GCTTGGAGGGCAGAGGGTCTACCATTGTCCACATCCAGCAATGAGGCCTGCAAAATGTATGATGCTATACTCACTCAG TATGTAACCTGGCGCAATGATGAGACCCTTGGAGGAATCGAGGGATGCATCTCTGCAGTCAAGTCGGCTGACCCGGACTTTG TGATGGGTCATGTGATAAGCACGGGGCTGGAGCTGGTGGGGACGGGGAGTTCGGTGCGTCTGAATGAGCGCCTGGCCAGCGCGGTGAAGAGGACCGTAGAGCTCAGCCAGATCCAGCAGGACATTACCACCAGGGAGAGGCTGCACGTCAGGGCCATGGAGCACTTCTCCAAGGG GAGTTTCCCTAAGGCATGTGACGTGTGGGAGGAGATCCTGGTGGAACATCCTACTGACCTGCTCGCCCTGAAGTTTGCCCACGACGGCTTCTTCTACCTGGGGGCCCAGACCCAGATGAGAGACTCTGTGGCCCGGGTGCTGCCTCACTGGAAGCCCCACATGCCTCTCTATAG CTACCTAAAAGGCTTATATTCCTTTGGACTTCTGGAGACTCATTTTTATGACCAGGCTGAGAAAATGGCTAAAGAG GGCCTGGCTCTGACCCCGGAGGATGCTTGGTGTGTCCACTCTGTAGCCCACGTCCACGAGATGAAGGCAGAGGTGGAAAAGGGCCTCAAGTTCATGGAGAGCACAGAGAAAGACTGGGCG GGATGTGACATGCTAGCCTGTCATAACTACTGGCATTGGGCCCTATACTTCATCGAGAAG GGAGAGTATGATGCAGCTCTGAACATATTCGACAGCCAG GTGTCTCGGCGCGGTAGGGCTTCAGGGGCCATGTTGGACACTGTGGACGCCTGCTCTCTACTCTACAGGCTGGAGATGGAGG gtgtgtgtgtgaaagaccgCTGGCGGGAGCTGCAGCAGCTCACAGAGCCCCACACTGACGACCATGTGCTGTTGTTCAACGACCTCCACTTCCTCATGTCGTCGCTGGGAGCCAAGGAGTCCGGGGGAGCGGCCCAGTCCCAGCGCCTGCTGGAGGGCCTCCGGGAGCGGGCCAA TGTTCCAGAGGAGAACTACCAGCACCAGCTGGCTGGCAGCGTGGGGCTGCCCATGTGTCAGGCCCTGCTGGAGTACGACCAAGGCAACTACAGCCGCGCCGTGGAGCTCCTGCAGCCCATACGCTACCGCATGATGGAGATAGGAGGCAGTGATGCGCAG AGAGATGTCTTTAATCTGGTGCTGATTCACGCAGCCATGAAGTCAGGAGAGACACATCACCAGACATTAGCCAG AACTCTCCTTTGTCTTGTGTTGTGCTGTCCTCCTGGAGATGTCTGTTGGTGGAGCGAGAGGCAGCCAGGCCCAACTCTCCCCTCACTGACCGGCTGA
- the tspan33b gene encoding tetraspanin-33b, with amino-acid sequence MDRKLNLNRAETFSFINPWIRYFLFFFSFLFWVFSLLIVAIGVYAKAQKATDTVRDTFLIDPAIILIVVGVVMFFITFCGCIGALRENIHLLKTFSFSLTLVFLTQLAIAVLGFFYSDQTRDALGKFVNKAIVHYRDDLDLQNLMDYIQREFKCCGWNNYTDWSWNLYFNCTQGNPSSERCAVPYSCCTPVPGEVVINTMCGFGVQTQNYLDATKSIYPVGCADRAVLWIESHLLLVGALALGLSLPQIAGIVLSQILISQIQDEINSML; translated from the exons atggataGGAAACTGAATCTTAACCGAGCCGAGACTTTTTCCTTCATCAACCCTTGGATTAGGTACTTCCTGTTCTTCTTCAGCTTCTTGTTCTGG gtcttctccTTGCTGATTGTTGCTATAGGGGTATATGCAAAAGCTCAAAAAGCAACAG ACACTGTCAGAGACACGTTCCTGATTGACCCTGCGATCATTCTGATCGTGGTGGGCGTGGTCATGTTCTTCATCACCTTCTGTGGCTGCATCGGAGCCCTGCGAGaaaacattcaccttctgaagACG TTCTCCTTCAGTCTGACACTGGTCTTCCTCACTCAGCTGGCCATAGCTGTCCTGGGCTTCTTCTATTCAGACCAG ACACGAGACGCTCTGGGAAAGTTCGTGAATAAAGCCATTGTGCACTACAGGGATGACCTGGATCTGCAGAACCTCATGGACTACATTCAGAGAGAG TTCAAGTGCTGTGGCTGGAACAACTACACTGACTGGTCATGGAACTTGTACTTCAACTGCACCCAGGGGAACCCCAGCTCTGAGCGCTGTGCTGTGCCTTACTCCTGCTGCACCCCCGTACCAGGAGAG GTTGTGATCAACACCATGTGTGGCTTTGGGGTCCAGACTCAGAACTACCTGGATGCCACCAAGTCCATCTATCCAGTTGGTTGTGCAGACAGGGCGGTTCTGTGGATTGAGTCCCACCTTCTGTTGGTGGGGGCTCTAGCTCTGGGTCTCTCCCTGCCTCAG ATTGCAGGCATTGTGCTCTCCCAGATCCTCATCTCTCAAATCCAGGATGAGATCAACTCAATGTTGTGA